The following coding sequences are from one Triticum dicoccoides isolate Atlit2015 ecotype Zavitan chromosome 4A, WEW_v2.0, whole genome shotgun sequence window:
- the LOC119289984 gene encoding noroxomaritidine synthase 2-like, translating into MALFSSPELHHLLVSFLVLLLSLLFCFIKLRSSKTVPNLPTEWPLIGMLPSVVANLHRFHDYTTAFLAASGSSFVFRGPAMHFFITCDPANVRHIFVSNFTNYPKGEEFGAIFDAMLNSFFNADGESWRRQRGRVQHLMSSPQLLAYMARCCRDKLEKGLLPFLARMDSLTPFDMQDLFTRFTFDMTAMSVFGVDPGLLAAAMPPVIVPDAMEAVMDVGFFRNMVPVSCWKSMKRLKIGPERKLPAAQLELCRFVTEMMEKRGDGSVHMDEEQENSNVEIVFSYIHDPEYIDDHGKPNGFMYATLINYMFAGRDTVGTTLTWLFYNLIKHPHIVSSIRRELAPIAMHKANNSTTMVTFEPEETEPLVYLHAALFESMRLYPPGPIERKMVMTDNVLPSGHKVERGETILISLYSMGRMEGVWGKDCTEYRPERWVKEDGKLLYVPSYKFLVFNAGPRSCLGKHISVVQMKSVVAAMVWNFDFEMVGGYVVEPKPSVVLKMKNGLWAKILKRRIE; encoded by the coding sequence ATGGCACTCTTCTCGTCGCCAGAGCTACACCACCTCCTCGTCTCCTTTCTTGTCTTGCTTCtctccttgctcttctgcttcatcaAGTTGAGGAGTTCAAAGACTGTACCAAACCTTCCAACGGAATGGCCCCTGATTGGCATGCTCCCTTCCGTTGTGGCCAACCTCCACCGCTTCCATGACTACACCACCGCCTTCCTCGCCGCTTCCGGCAGTAGCTTCGTGTTTCGTGGGCCTGCCATGCACTTCTTCATCACCTGCGACCCAGCCAATGTCCGCCACATCTTCGTCTCCAACTTCACAAATTACCCCAAGGGCGAGGAGTTCGGTGCCATCTTCGACGCCATGTTGAACAGCTTCTTCAACGCGGACGGCGAGTCATGGCGACGCCAGCGTGGCAGAGTGCAGCACCTCATGTCGAGCCCACAGCTGCTGGCTTACATGGCCCGCTGCTGCCGCGATAAGTTGGAGAAAGGCCTCCTCCCCTTCTTGGCGCGCATGGACAGCCTAACCCCGTTCGATATGCAGGACTTGTTTACCAGGTTCACATTCGACATGACGGCCATGTCGGTCTTCGGGGTCGACCCTGGCCTTCTGGCCGCCGCTATGCCACCTGTAATTGTGCCGGACGCCATGGAAGCTGTCATGGATGTAGGCTTCTTCCGGAACATGGTGCCAGTATCTTGCTGGAAGTCGATGAAGCGTCTAAAAATTGGCCCAGAGCGGAAGCTCCCCGCGGCGCAATTGGAGCTGTGCCGGTTTGTCACGGAGATGATGGAGAAAAGGGGAGATGGATCGGTCCacatggatgaagagcaagagaacAGTAATGTAGAAATAGTTTTTTCCTACATCCATGACCCGGAGTATATTGACGACCATGGAAAACCTAATGGCTTCATGTACGCCACCCTGATCAATTACATGTTTGCCGGGCGTGACACGGTCGGCACGACCCTCACCTGGCTCTTCTACAACCTCATTAAACACCCGCACATCGTGTCGAGCATTAGAAGAGAACTAGCTCCCATTGCCATGCACAAAGCAAACAACTCGACCACCATGGTAACCTTTGAGCCAGAGGAGACCGAACCGCTCGTCTACCTGCACGCGGCATTGTTCGAATCCATGAGGCTGTACCCACCGGGCCCCATTGAGCGCAAGATGGTGATGACCGACAATGTACTGCCAAGTGGTCACAAGGTGGAAAGGGGCGAAACCATCCTGATTTCACTCTACTCAATGGGCAGGATGGAAGGTGTGTGGGGCAAGGATTGCACGGAGTACCGCCCAGAAAGGTGGGTCAAAGAGGACGGCAAGCTTCTGTATGTACCGTCCTACAAGTTCCTAGTATTCAACGCCGGGCCAAGATCGTGCTTGGGCAAGCACATCTCAGTAGTGCAGATGAAGAGTGTCGTTGCCGCCATGGTGTGGAACTTCGATTTTGAGATGGTGGGAGGGTACGTTGTAGAGCCAAAGCCATCAGTTGTGCTCAAGATGAAGAATGGGTTGTGGGCCAAGATCCTCAAACGGCGGATCGAATGA